The proteins below come from a single Ochotona princeps isolate mOchPri1 chromosome 6, mOchPri1.hap1, whole genome shotgun sequence genomic window:
- the FSD2 gene encoding fibronectin type III and SPRY domain-containing protein 2 produces the protein MEADAGEEPGLDSHTAPTDFNFYHMDLYDPDNRLLLLQEESPGTRREVIQAERTFEARGAREGQTHRHLHQEVDELVHLYGLEDDHELGDEIIGGNMPSTGIEEYPPYGVKRGDPAWEQQDWRLGGEVAEAGDLGFGGWGSRGQCQDLREAYQYSHGRASEEYECYVIPEEEDEEEAVDVFCITCKTPVRAAEDLVVHKEHEVTPLNQALESAKDEIHKNMCKLEKQIIDMENFASHLEEVFITVEENFGRQEQNFESHYNEILETLAQKYEKKIQALGQKKREKLESLYGQLVSCGENLDTCRELMETIEEMCHEEKTEFVKDAVAMADRLGKFLKTKTDVEISTQPDFEEQTMDFSDVEELMGSINSVPAPSAPVINPQAPNSATGSSVRVCWSLYSDDTVESYQLSYRLVQDGLPGKGQAESTVTVKETYCSVKNLAPNSQYEFWVTAQNRAGSSPASERAVYVTAPSPPIIKVKEIRSCEEAALICWESGSLNPVDSYTVELTQGETLEASGVTESIVGIPTCEALVRLQPKQSYTIYVRALNMGGLSTRSEPATVHTTGSYFHLDKDTCHPCLTISEDGFTLTRSERKASTREVAASSNVRFTRCVAVLGNLIPIRGRHYWEVEVGERLDYMVGVAFEEVPRHEDLGANRLSWCMRHTYASLRHKYEFLHNRTTPDLRITVPPKTVGILLDYENSRLSFFNADIAQHLYSFSCELRQFVHPCFSLEKPGCLKIRNGIPIPRHVTFY, from the exons ATGGAGGCGGATGCTGGGGAGGAACCAGGACTGGACAGCCACACTGCCCCTACGGACTTCAACTTTTATCACATGGATCTGTATGACCCGGACAACAGGCTGCTGCTCCTCCAGGAAGAAAGTCCTGGCACAAGGAGAGAGGTGATCCAAGCTGAGCGAACCTTCGAGGCAAGAGGGGCAAGGGAGGGGCAGACCCACAGGCACCTGCACCAGGAAGTGGATGAGCTGGTGCATCTCTATGGTCTTGAAGATGACCATGAATTAGGGGATGAGATTATTGGTGGAAACATGCCCAGCACTGGAATTGAAGAATATCCTCCTTATGGGGTGAAGCGGGGAGACccagcctgggagcagcaggacTGGCGTCTTGGTGGAGAGGTGGCTGAGGCAGGGGACCTGGGCTTTGGAGGGTGGGGCTCCAGGGGCCAGTGCCAAGACCTGCGGGAAGCCTATCAGTACAGTCATGGCCGCGCCAGTGAAGAGTATGAATGCTACGTGATCCcagaggaagaggatgaggaagaagcTGTTGATGTCTTCTGCATCACTTGCAAAACTCCGGTAAGAGCTGCTGAGGACCTAGTCGTCCACAAGGAACACGAAGTGACCCCGCTCAACCAAGCCCTGGAAAGCGCCAAG GATGAAATTCACAAGAACATGTgcaaattggaaaagcagatcattGACATGGAAAATTTCGCAAGTCACTTGGAGGAGGTCTTCATCACTGTGGAG GAGAATTTTGGAAGACAAGAACAAAACTTCGAGTCTCATTACAATGAGATCTTGGAAACGCTCGCCCAAAAATacgaaaaaaaaatccaagctctggggcagaaaaagagagagaagctggaATCTTTGTACGGGCAGCTGGTCAGCTGCGGGGAGAACCTGGACACGTGCAGGGAGCTGATGGAGACCATAGAGGAGATGTGTCATGAGGAGAAGACTGAGTTCGTCAAG GATGCCGTGGCTATGGCTGACAG ACTCGGGAAATTCCTGAAAACCAAAACAGATGTGGAAATCTCCACGCAACCTGACTTTGAAGAGCAGACGATGGATTTCTCAGACGTGGAAGAGCTGATGGGCTCCATCAACAGCGTCCCAG CTCCTTCCGCTCCTGTGATAAATCCCCAAGCCCCCAACTCCGCCACGGGATCCTCAGTGCGCGTGTGCTGGAGTTTGTACTCTGATGACACGGTGGAGAGCTACCAGCTGTCCTACCGGCTGGTGCAGGACGGCTTGCCCGGGAAAGGCCAAGCAG AATCTACAGTGACCGTCAAAGAAACATACTGCTCCGTGAAAAACCTCGCACCGAACAGTCAGTATGAGTTTTGGGTCACAGCtcagaacagggctggctcaagCCCTGCCAGCGAGCGTGCAGTGTATGTAACAG CTCCATCTCCCCCCATCATAAAAGTCAAGGAGATCCGGAGCTGTGAAGAGGCTGCGCTCATTTGCTGGGAGTCCGGGAGCCTGAACCCCGTGGACTCGTATACGGTGGAGCTGACCCAGGGGGAGACGCTGGAAGCCTCGGGTGTCACTGA GTCAATCGTGGGCATCCCGACCTGCGAGGCCCTGGTGCGGCTGCAACCCAAGCAGAGCTACACCATTTATGTGCGAGCCCTCAACATGGGGGGCCTGAGCACGAGGAGCGAGCCGGCCACGGTCCACACCACAG GGAGCTACTTTCACCTTGACAAGGACACCTGCCACCCTTGCCTGACCATTTCTGAAGACGGATTTACGCTCACGCGAAGTGAAAGGAAAGCCTCCACCAGGGAGGTGGCGGCCAGCAGCAACGTTCGGTTCACCAG GTGTGTTGCAGTCCTGGGGAACCTGATCCCGATCCGAGGACGCCACTactgggaggtggaggtgggcgAGAGATTGGACTACATGGTCGGTGTGGCCTTTGAGGAAGTCCCCAGGCACGAGGACCTGGGTGCAAACCGCCTCTCTTGGTGTATGCGGCACACGTACGCATCCTTGAG GCATAAGTATGAATTTCTGCACAACAGGACAACTCCAGATCTGAGAATTACAGTGCCCCCGAAGACGGTTGGCATCCTACTGGACTACGAAAATTCCAGGTTGTCATTTTTCAATGCAGACATTGCTCAGCACCTCTACTCATTCAGCTGTGAGCTCCGCCAATTTGTACACCCCTGCTTTTCTTTGGAGAAGCCTGGGTGTCTAAAGATACGCAACGGTATCCCAATACCTAGGCATGTCACTTTCTACTAG